A region from the Hydrogenimonas sp. genome encodes:
- a CDS encoding diguanylate cyclase/phosphodiesterase (GGDEF & EAL domains) with PAS/PAC sensor — MDKHTLKAASQECKEAIEPLDIVTPPIYSSIFSKIAQKHGLDEESLIEATEVTIDEKIVQLLDLNRKSSEQVMSLDGASKKALKAMKEHDDELLNESIKETEALRREIEQLKESVYKDTLTRAWNREWLHANLLDDDGNFKNGYTMAMVDLNHFKEINDTLGHIAGDKVLKYISSHLMALGAPVVRYGGDEFLVFFDSPEESKKMEKCREEVLNKRLKYSDRSFTTSFSYGIHTCEEGEPFNEALKIADEKMYRDKSQLKKRIKRPFEE, encoded by the coding sequence ATGGATAAGCATACCCTCAAAGCGGCGTCACAGGAGTGTAAGGAGGCGATAGAGCCTCTGGATATCGTAACTCCGCCGATATATAGTTCGATATTTTCCAAAATCGCGCAAAAACACGGTCTGGACGAAGAGAGTCTCATCGAGGCTACAGAAGTAACGATAGACGAGAAGATAGTGCAGCTGCTGGATCTGAACAGAAAGAGCAGCGAACAGGTGATGAGTCTGGACGGAGCTTCGAAAAAAGCGCTGAAAGCTATGAAAGAGCATGACGACGAACTACTGAACGAGAGCATAAAAGAGACCGAGGCTCTGCGGCGTGAGATAGAGCAGCTCAAAGAGAGTGTCTACAAGGATACGCTGACCAGAGCATGGAACAGGGAGTGGCTCCATGCCAACCTGCTGGACGATGATGGAAATTTCAAAAACGGGTATACCATGGCGATGGTGGACCTGAACCATTTCAAAGAGATAAACGATACGCTGGGCCATATCGCCGGCGACAAGGTTCTGAAGTATATAAGTTCGCACCTGATGGCTCTAGGTGCACCGGTCGTCCGTTACGGGGGGGACGAGTTTCTGGTTTTCTTCGACTCGCCGGAGGAGTCGAAAAAGATGGAGAAGTGCCGCGAAGAGGTTCTAAACAAGCGGCTGAAATACAGTGATCGCTCCTTCACGACCTCATTCTCCTACGGTATTCACACTTGCGAAGAGGGGGAGCCGTTCAATGAAGCGCTCAAGATAGCGGACGAAAAGATGTACCGGGATAAGTCGCAGCTGAAAAAGAGGATCAAAAGACCCTTTGAAGAGTGA